From Penaeus vannamei isolate JL-2024 chromosome 12, ASM4276789v1, whole genome shotgun sequence, the proteins below share one genomic window:
- the Mi-2 gene encoding chromodomain-helicase-DNA-binding protein Mi-2 homolog isoform X12, translated as MPSDVEETEYREEEEEQGEGEEEEQDQGDSNEEEQDEEWGGGKRKRKKSKKRKSSRGERGRKKRKKKDESESEGEYEEEGGRVDSDNQEETPKGRGRGKGRGRPPATPTATVPESNNFTGGGDQMPTVAEVCESFGLNDVELEYTDSDFQNLTTYKLFQQHVRPLLAKENPRVPVSKLMMLVAAKWREFTARNQQQEEEEEDEIVEEEEEEEPEPAPITPKGRGRPRKAKVDEEVEEDFDDDSEGVGKKKRGRKRTATAEGKNKKGGKVPTLKIKLGKRKKDTSGHTKGLNKNNEPVLQESQKEDESSQDSDAEFEQMLAEAEDMNKAEDEAEQQNAPKKKAKTKIGNKNKRKKRMKAKDEDGYETDHQDYCEVCQQGGEIILCDTCPKAYHLVCLEPELEEAPEGKWSCPTCESEGVKEEDEHMEYCKVCKDGGELLCCDSCVNAYHTYCLSPPLFEVPEGEWTCQRCACEPLPGKVQKILFWRYVDPPKPPENWKEIVGDKWEKYQFKQLREFLVKWVDMSYWHCSWISELMLDVHHPQMLRSYFKKFDPDEPPVPGMDDDDEVGSQRRGKSIDPNSLEERYYKYGIKSTWLKIHRVLNHRSLRDGTIQYLVKWRDLPYDQATWEDEDEEIIGLKTAIEFYHDLRAACNADAVGKSKKGKKKGKARARELGEEDREPSSPRRYTPPPDKPVTNLSKKWEKQPDYLDMTGLSLHEYQLEGVNWLRYSWGQGTDTILADEMGLGKTIQTIAFLYSLYKEGHSKGPFLVAVPLSTIINWEREFEMWAPDFYVVTYVGDRESRSMIREHELSFEEGAVRSASKATRIRTTNVKFNVLLTSYEMISMDQACLGSLEWACLVVDEAHRLKSNQSKFFRVLNQYNIVYRLLLTGTPLQNNLEELFHLLNFLCPEKFSDLSSFQNEFEDIAKEDQIKKLHDLLGPHMLRRLKTDVLKNMPTKSEFIIRVELSPLQKKYYKYILTRNFEALNSRGGGQQVSLLNIVMDLKKCCNHPYLFPAAAEEAPKLPNGMYVSRDLVKASGKFILLESMLEKLKRDGHRVLIFSQMTRMLDVLEDFCEGMGYKYERIDGGITGQARQEAIDRFNAPGAQQFIFLLSTRAGGLGINLATADTVIIYDSDWNPHNDIQAFSRAHRIGQANKVMIYRFVTRNSVEERVTQVAKRKMMLTHLVVRPGMGSKATNFSKQELDDILRFGTEELFKEEEGKEDEAIHYDNQAIEELLDRTKEGIEQKENWANEYLSSFKVASYVTKEGEEEEMEDVEVLKQEADNTDSLYWERLLRHHFEQQQEDLARTLGKGKRVRKQVNYNDAADGREDLSWQEQGSDYNSDFSMPSDNDNDDEFDEKNETEGGRRSRRRGDRGDRDRPLPPLLARVGGNIEVLGFNARQRKAFLNAVMRYGMPPQEAFNSQWLVRDLRGKSEKCFRAYTSLFMRHLCEPGNDNAETFADGVPREGLSRQHVLTRIGVMSLIRKKISEFETINGHYSMPEALNRPVEPAVVDGGKSNGTSASGTPATSVTPSPAPSVKGESEDKEEDKKEEAKKEEDKKTEDKEKKDEKETEKEEEKKEEKVEKKEEEKTEGEKEKKEEPAETPEVKAEEEEKKETEQTEKTEKPEEEKKEEPEKMEVEETKKEEEKKEEVKMETEEKEQKEGEQKTEEKEEAEVKTEKVEKTEDDKETEKKEEVKKEEEEKEEEKDKEKEKEKEGDKDKEKDKDKKEEDDKKDSKKKDVDSVAKRKFMFNIADGGFTELHTLWQNEEKAAVPGREYEIWHRRHDYWLLAGIVTHGYGRWQDIQNDVRFAIINEPFKMDVGKGNFLEIKNKFLARRFKQLLEQALVIEEQLRRAAFLNLQQDPHHPACTLNARFAEVECLAESHQHLSKESLAGNKPANAVLNKVLNQLEELLSDMKSDVTRLPASLARIPPVAQRLQMSERSILSRLASGAGNVDKSAQGAGEGQISTTFPGGFTPTGALPTLGNANFANFRPQYSLPGAATGPGVPSVQVSSLQSLGASLHMLAASNPLLDPHLSMQQPPTSHSGAISAATRASLLLHQQQQQQLQQHSGDTKNLIYLD; from the exons ATGCCCTCGGACGTGGAGGAAACGGAGTACAGAG aggaggaggaggagcaaggggaaggggaggaagaagaacaagatcaAGGTGATTcaaatgaagaagaacaagatgaagagtggggtggaggaaagcggaaacgaaagaaaagtaaaaagagaaaatcgTCACGTGGTGAGCGAGGgcggaaaaaacgaaagaagaaagatgagagtgagagt GAAGGTGAATATGAAGAAGAGGGTGGTCGTGTTGACTCAGACAATCAAGAAGAGACCCCGAAAGGAAGGGGGCGTGGAAAGGGACGTGGGAGACCTCCTGCAACTCCCACAGCAACAGTACCAGAATCAA ATAATTTCACAGGTGGAGGAGATCAGATGCCAACTGTTGCTGAGGTGTGTGAAAGCTTTGGTCTGAATGATGTCGAATTGGAGTACACTGATTCAGACTTTCAGAATTTGACAACTTACAAGTTGTTCCAGCAACATGTGCGTCCACTTCTGGCTAAGGAAAATCCAAGG GTACCAGTGTCAAAGTTGATGATGTTGGTAGCTGCAAAGTGGCGTGAATTCACGGCTCGCAAtcagcagcaggaagaggaggaggaagatgaaattgtagaagaggaggaagaagaggaaccagAACCAGCACCG ATAACACCCAAGGGTCGAGGACGCCCTAGAAAAGCCAAGGTAGATGAAGAAGTTGAGgaagattttgatgatgatagtgagggcGTGGGTAAGAAGAAACGTGGCCGAAAACGCACTGCTACAGctgaaggaaaaaacaaaaagggtGGAAAAGTTCCAACTTTGAAGATTAagttagggaagaggaagaaggacaccTCG GGCCACACCAAAGGACTGAACAAAAACAATGAGCCGGTCCTGCAGGAGTCCCAGAAA GAGGATGAGTCAAGCCAAGACAGTGATGCAGAGTTTGAGCAAATGTTAGCTGAGGCAGAGGACATGAATAAGGCTGAAGATGAGGCAGAACAGCAAAATGCGCCCAAAAAGAAAGCCAAAACCAAGATTGGCAACAAAAATAAGCGTAAAAAACGTATGAAGGCAAAGGATGAGGATGGATATGAAACAGATCAtcaa GATTACTGCGAGGTATGTCAGCAGGGTGGTGAGATCATCCTTTGTGACACTTGTCCTAAGGCTTACCATCTGGTGTGTCTTGAACCAGAATTGGAAGAGGCTCCTGAGGGCAAGTGGTCATGCCCCACTTGTGAGTCAGAGGGAGTCAAGGAAGAAGATGAACATATGGAGTACTGTAAAGTTTGTAAG GATGGTGGTGAACTTCTTTGCTGTGATTCATGTGTGAATGCCTACCATACATATTGTTTGTCACCACCTTTGTTTGAAGTACCTGAAGGAGAATGGACCTGTCAGCGCTGTGCTTGTGAACCTTTGCCAGGAAAAGTCCAGAAGATCCTATTCTGGAG ATATGTTGACCCTCCAAAGCCACCAGAGAATTGGAAGGAGATTGTTGGAGACAAATGGGAAAAATATCAGTTCAAACAGCTGCGAGAGTTTTTGGTGAAGTGGGTTGATATGTCATACTGGCACTGCTCTTGGATTTCTGAACTCATGTTGGATGTACATCATCCTCAG atGTTGCGCTCATACTTCAAAAAGTTTGATCCAGATGAGCCACCTGTACCTGGTATGGATGACGACGATGAAGTAGGGTCACAAAGACGTGGCAAAAGCATTGATCCAAACTCCTTGGAAGAAAG ATATTACAAATATGGAATTAAGTCCACCTGGTTGAAAATCCATCGTGTGTTGAACCATCGTTCTTTGCGGGATGGAACCATACAGTATCTTGTGAAATGGCGAGACTTACCCTATGACCAAGCTACatgggaagatgaggatgaagagattATTGGCTTAAAAACTGCAATTGAGTTTTATCATGATCTGAGAGCAGCATGTAATGCTGATGCTG ttggtaagagtaagaaaggaaagaagaaaggcaagGCAAGGGCACGAGAATTGGGAGAAGAAGATCGTGAGCCTTCTTCACCCCGGCGATACACTCCTCCACCTGATAAACCAGTAACGAACCTCAGTAAGAAGTGGGAGAAGCAGCCAGACTACCTGGATATGACTGGGCTCTCACTTCACGAGTATCAGCTTGAGGGTGTTAATTGGTTACG ATATTCTTGGGGTCAGGGAACAGACACCATCTTGGCTGATGAGATGGGTCTTGGAAAGACAATTCAGACCATTGCATTTTTGTATTCACTCTACAAAGAAGGACACTCTAAAGGTCCCTTCCTTGTAGCTGTCCCACTCTCCACCATCATTAATTGGGAAAGAGAGTTTGAGATGTGGGCCCCAGACTTCTATGTTGTTACATATGTAGGTGACAGAGAATCACGATCTATGATTCGTGAGCATGAATTGTCATTTGAGGAAGGAGCAGTGCGAAGTGCATCAAAAGCCACACGTATCCGTACAACAAATGTAAAATTCAATGTACTTCTAACCTCCTATGAGATGATATCTATGGATCAAGCTTGCCTAGGATCATTAGAGTGGGCATGCTTGGTTGTAGATGAAGCTCACAGATTGAAGAGTAACCAGTCTAAG TTCTTCCGTGTGCTGAACCAGTACAACATCGTTTATCGTCTGCTTTTAACTGGAACCCCACTTCAAAACAACCTGGAGGAACTTTTCCATTTACTCAACTTCTTGTGTCCTGAAAAATTCTCTGATCTATCATCCTTCCAAAATGAATTTGAAGATATTGCAAAAGAAGATCAGATTAAAAAACTGCACGATTTGCTTGGACCTCACATGTTGAGAAGATTGAAGACTGATGTACTCAAG AACATGCCAACCAAGTCAGAGTTCATCATTCGTGTGGAGTTATCACCACTGCAGAAGAAATACTACAAATACATTCTTACCCGTAATTTTGAAGCCCTTAACTCAAGAGGAGGAGGCCAGCAG gtttcttTGCTCAACATTGTCATGGATCTGAAGAAGTGTTGCAACCATCCATACCTCTTCCCAGCAGCAGCAGAGGAGGCCCCAAAGCTGCCAAATGGAATGTATGTAAGCAGAGACCTTGTGAAGGCCAGTGGCAAGTTCATTCTCCTGGAGAGTATGTTGGAGAAGCTCAAACGTGATGGCCATCG tgTGTTGATTTTCTCCCAGATGACAAGGATGTTAGATGTTTTGGAAGACTTCTGTGAGGGCATGGGTTACAAATATGAAAGAATTGATGGTGGCATCACTGGTCAAGCTCGTCAAGAAGCCATTGATAG ATTCAATGCTCCAGGTGCCCAgcagtttattttcttattgtctaCTCGTGCTGGTGGTTTAGGTATCAACTTGGCCACTGCAGATACTGTCATCATCTATGATTCTGATTGGAATCCACATAACGATATTCAAGCTTTCTCCAGAGCTCATCGTATTGGTCAGGCAAATAAG GTGATGATTTACCGGTTTGTGACTCGTAACTCTGTTGAAGAAAGAGTCACACAGGTTGCTAAGAGAAAGATGATGTTGACTCACTTGGTTGTCCGTCCTGGAATGGGATCAAAAGCCACAAACTTCTCCAAACAAGAATTGGATGATATCTTGAG GTTTGGTACAGAAGAACTTTTCAAagaagaggaaggcaaagaggatGAAGCTATCCATTATGATAACCAGGCTATTGAGGAACTCCTTGACCGTACAAAGGAGGGTATTGAACAGAAGGAGAACTGGGCTAATGAGTATCTCAGCTCTTTCAAGGTTGCTTCATATGTTaccaaagaaggggaagag gaggaaatggaagatgtTGAGGTTTTGAAGCAAGAAGCAGATAATACAGATTCCCTTTACTGGGAACGACTTTTGCGCCATCACTTCGAACAACAACAGGAAGATCTGGCAAGAACTCTTGGAAAGGGTAAACGAGTCAGGAAACAG GTGAACTACAACGATGCAGCAGATGGTAGAGAAGATCTTAGCTGGCAAGAACAGGGATCAGACTACAACTCTGACTTCTCCATGCcatctgacaatgataatgatgatgaatttgatgaaaagaatgaaa CTGAAGGAGGCCGTAGATCACGCCGTCGTGGTGACAGAGGTGACCGTGATCGTCCATTGCCGCCACTTCTTGCCCGAGTTGGAGGAAATATTGAA GTTCTGGGATTCAATGCCAGACAACGCAAGGCTTTCCTCAATGCAGTTATGCGTTATGGAATGCCTCCTCAAGAAGCTTTCAACTCTCAATG GTTGGTACGAGACCTCCGAGGCAAGAGTGAGAAGTGCTTCAGAGCATACACATCTCTCTTCATGCGCCATTTGTGTGAGCCTGGTAATGACAATGCTGAAACATTTGCTGATGGAGTGCCTCGTGAAGGATTAAGCAGACAACACGTTCTCACCAGAATTGGAGTGATGTCACTCATTCGCAAAAAG atttcAGAGTTCGAGACAATCAATGGCCATTACTCAATGCCAGAAGCTCTAAATAGGCCTGTTGAGCCAGCAGTAGTAGATGGTGGCAAGAGCAATGGTACTTCTGCTTCTG GCACACCAGCAACAAGTGTAACTCCATCTCCTGCACCATCTGTGAAGGGAGAAtcagaagacaaggaagaggacaaaaaggaagaagctaagaaagaagaagacaagaagaccgaagataaagaaaagaaggatgaaaaggagacagaaaaggaagaagaaaagaaggaagagaaggtagagaagaaggaggaagagaagacggaaggagaaaaagaaaag AAGGAGGAACCTGCTGAAACACCAGAAgtaaaggcagaggaagaagaaaagaaagaaacagaacaaacTGAGAAGACTGAGAAGcctgaagaggagaagaaagaggagccaGAGAAGATGGAAGTAGAAGAGaccaagaaggaagaagagaagaaagaggaagtgaaaatggaaactgaagaaaaagaacagaaggaaggagaacaaaagactgaagaaaaggaagag GCTGAGGTCAAGACTGAAAAGGTTGAAAAGACAGAGGATGATAAGGAgactgaaaagaaggaagaagtcaagaaagaagaggaagagaaggaggaggagaaagacaaagagaaagaaaaggagaaggaaggagataaagacaaagaaaaggacaaagataagaaggaggaggatgataagaaGGATTCCAAGAAGAAGGATGTGGATTCCGTGGCAAAGAGAAAGTTCATGTTCAATATTGCTGACGGTGGATTCACTGAGCTGCACACACTGTGGCAAAATGAGGAGAAGGCAGCTGTTCCTGGCCGCGAGTATGAGATTTGGCACCGCAG GCATGATTATTGGCTGCTTGCTGGCATTGTTACCCATGGGTATGGAAGGTGGCAAGACATCCAGAATGATGTCAGGTTTGCCATCATCAATGAGCCATTCAAGATGGATGTGGGCAAGGGTAATTTCTTGGAAATTAAAAACAAATTCCTTGCCAGAAGGTTCAAG CAGCTGTTAGAGCAAGCACTGGTCATTGAGGAACAGCTGCGTCGTGCAGCATTCCTTAACTTACAACAGGATCCCCATCATCCTGCTTGCACCTTGAATGCTCGTTTCGCTGAAGTGGAATGTCTGGCCGAATCACACCAGCACCTCAGCAAGGAGTCCCTGGCTGGAAATAAGCCAGCTAATGCAGTGCTAAATAAG GTGCTGAACCAGCTTGAGGAGCTGCTGTCAGACATGAAATCTGATGTCACACGGTTACCTGCTTCCCTTGCCCGTATTCCCCCTGTGGCCCAGCGTCTCCAAATGTCTGAGCGTTCTATCCTATCTCGCCTGGCCTCAGGCGCGGGTAATGTGGACAAAAGCGCTCAAGGAGCAGGTGAGG